A window from Populus trichocarpa isolate Nisqually-1 chromosome 3, P.trichocarpa_v4.1, whole genome shotgun sequence encodes these proteins:
- the LOC7462834 gene encoding ubiquitin receptor RAD23b has product MKLTVKTLKGSHFEIKVHPTDTIMGVKKNIEDAQGKDNYPCGQQLLIHNGKVLKDETTLADNKVTEDGFLVVMLSKSKTGTAGTSSTQPVSTPPTTTPTSISTPAPDAQALDSKSASASDSATANAQSDTYGQAASNLVAGSNLEQTLQQIMDMGGGTWDKETVTRALRAAYNNPERAVDYLYSGIPETAEVAVPVARFPADQATETGAAPAAPAPAFGAPNSSPLNMFPETISGGGGGAGGGLGSLDFLRNNQQFQALRSMVQANPQILQPMLQELGKQNPQLLRIIQEHHAEFLQLINEPLDGSEGDIFDQPDQDMPHAINVTPAEQEAIERLEAMGFDRALVIEAFLACDRNEQLAANYLLENAGDFED; this is encoded by the exons ATGAAGCTCACCGTCAAGACTCTGAAAGGCAGCCATTTCGAAATTAAGGTTCATCCCACCGACACT ATTATGGGTGTCAAGAAGAATATTGAAGATGCGCAAGGAAAAGACAATTACCCATGTGGACAACAATTGTTGATTCATAATGGGAAAGTATTGAAAGATGAGACTACTTTAGCTGATAACAAGGTTACTGAAGATGGTTTTCTTGTTGTCATGCTTAGCAAG AGTAAAACAGGCACAGCTGGTACTTCATCCACCCAG CCTGTTTCTACTCCACCTACCACCACACCAACTTCAATTTCGACTCCCGCACCTGATGCTCAAGCATT GGACTCAAAGAGTGCATCTGCTTCTGACTCAGCAACAGCCAA TGCACAGAGTGATACTTATGGTCAAGCTGCTTCCAATTTAGTTGCTGGTAGTAATTTGGAGCAGACTCTTCAGCAAATAATGGATATGGGAGGTGGAACCTGGGATAAAGAAACAGTTACTCGTGCACTTCGAGCTGCCTATAATAACCCGGAGCGGGCAGTGGATTACTTGTACTCG GGCATTCCAGAAACAGCGGAAGTCGCTGTCCCAGTGGCTAGGTTTCCTGCAGATCAGGCTACTGAAACAGGTGCAGCTCCAGCTGCCCCTGCACCTGCATTTGGAGCACCTAATTCATCTCCATTGAATATGTTTCCTGAG ACAATTtctggtggtggaggtggtgctGGTGGCGGACTTGGCTCTCTTGATTTCCTTAGAAACAATCAACAA TTTCAAGCATTGCGTTCAATGGTTCAAGCAAATCCACAAATCTTGCAG CCCATGCTTCAGGAGCTTGGGAAGCAAAACCCCCAGCTTTTGAGAATTATTCAAGAGCATCATGCAGAGTTTCTTCAGTTAATAAATGAACCTCTTGATGGTTCTGAAGG GGATATATTTGATCAGCCTGACCAAGATATGCCCCATGCAATCAATGTGACCCCAGCTGAACAAGAAGCTATTGAACGG CTCGAGGCAATGGGTTTTGATAGAGCCCTTGTCATAGAAGCATTCTTGGCTTGTGATCGCAATGAGCAACTGGCAGCCAACTATCTATTGGAAAATGCTGGAGATTTTGAAGATTGA